In Kineococcus mangrovi, the sequence ACCCCTGCACCCCCAGACCGGCCACGACCCCCGTCGCGACGGGAGTGATGTAGGAGTGGCGGCGGAAGTCCTCGCGGGCGTGGACGTTGGAGACGTGCAGCTCCACCAGGCCCGCGCTCAGCTCGACGCAGGCGTCGCGCAGGGCCACGGACGTGTGCGTCCACCCGCCCGGGTTGAGCACGACGGGCCACCCGGCGTCGGCGGCCGCGTGGACCCACCCGATCATCTCGTGCTCGGCGTCGGTCTGGCGCAGCTCGACGACGACGCCCAGCTCGGCGGCCAGCCGCTGCAGCCGGGCCTCGACGTCGGCCAGGGTCGTGGACCCGTACACCTCCGGCTGCCGCCTGCCCAGGCGGCCCAGGTTCGGTCCGTTGAGGACGAGGATCGTCGTCGCGCCGTCGGCGGCAGCGTGGTCGCTCACACGCGGACGGTACCGGCCTGTGGACGGCGGCGGTCGGGTGTCGGCGGTCGGTGCCACAGTGCCGGTCGTGCCCAGCACCGAACCCCGCCCCGCCCCGCCCCCCGGTGGCGCGCCCGCCCGCTGCTTCGGCACCGGCGACGCGCTCTACGAGGCCTACCACGACACCGAGTGGGGCCACCCCGTCCGCGACGACCGCGGGCTGTTCGAGCGGATCAGCCTGGAGGCGTTCCAGTCCGGGTTGAGCTGGATCACCGTCCTGCGCCGGCGCGAGACGTTCCGCGCGGCCTTCGACGACTTCGACCCGGCCCGCGTCGCGGCCTACGACGACGCCGACGTCGCCCGGCTGATGGCCGACCCCGGCATCATCCGCAACCGCGCCAAGGTGGGGGCGACGATCGCCAACGCCCGCGCGCTGCTGGAGCTGCGGGCCGCCGGCGGCAGCCTGGCCGCGCTGTTCCGGTCCGCCGCCCCCGAGACCGACACACCGGCACCGGTGGTGCCCGCCGACGTCCCCTCGACGACACCGGGGTCGGTGGCGCTGGCGAAGTCGCTGAAGGCGGCCGGCTTCCGGTTCGTCGGCCCGACGACGGCGTACGCGGCGATGCAGGCCTGTGGCGTCGTCGACGACCACCTGCGAGAGTGCCCGGCACGGGCCGCCGCGGAGCGCGCCCGGGCCGCGAGCGAGAGGGTCCACCCGTGAGCAGCACGGTCCCGTGCCTGTGGTTCGACGACGACGGCCTGGCCGCCGCGCAGCGCTACGTCTCCCTCTTCCCCGGTTCCCGCATCGTGTCCACGTCCCCGGGCGGACCGGGCGGGGCCCCGCTGACGGTCTCGTTCGTCCTGGACGGCCGGGACTGGACGATCATCAACGGCGGCCCGCAGTTCCCGCAGACCGAGGCGTTCTCCGTGCAGGTCTCCTGCACCGACCAGGCCGAGGTCGACCGGTACTGGGAGGGACTGCTCGCCGACGGCGGCGTCGAGGGGCGGTGCGGGTGGCTGAAGGACCGCTGGGGCCTGTCGTGGCAGATCGTCCCGACGCGGTTGCCCGAGCTGCTGTCCGACCCCGATCCCGAACGCGCGCAACGGGCCGTGACCGCGATGCTCGGCATGCGGCGCCTGGTGGTCGCCGAGCTCGAGGCCGCGGCCGGCGGGGGTGCGTGAACGGTCCCGGCCGCGAGTGACAGAATCGTGGAGAAGCGGGAACCCCGTCCCGGCGAGCCACAGACAAGAGGTGCCACACATGGTCGATCGACAGCGAGTCGTCATCGTCGGAGGTGGCTTCACCGGCCTGTACGCCGGCAAGAAGCTCGAGAAGCTCCTCCCGGCCTCCGCGGCAGAGCTGGTGATCGTCAGCCCGACTGACCACCTCACCTACAGCCCCCTGCTGCCGGACGTCACCGCGTCCGTCATCGAGCCCCGCCACGTCGCCGTGTCGCTGCGGCAGGCGCTGCCGCGCCACAAGCTCGTCATCGGTCACACCACCTCGGTCGACCCCGAGGCCAAGACCATCACCATCTCCAAGAGCGAGCGCGGCGTCGTCGGGGACGAGACCCAGGTCCTGTCCTACGACAAGCTGCTGCTGTCCCCGGGCGCGGTCACCCGCCGCTTCCCGATCCCCGGGGTCTCCGAGAGCGCCCGCGGGGTCAAGACCATCACCGAGGCCGCCTTCGTCCGCGACCACCTGCTGTCCCAGCTCGACGCGGCCGACAGCCTGCCCGACGACCCGCGCTTCGACGCCGAGCGCGCCGAGCGCATGACCGTGGTCGCGGTCGGCGCCGGCTACACCGGCACCGAGATCGTCGCGCAGACCCACCGCTGGCTCTCCCGCGTGGCCGACCGCTGGTCGTCCATCGACGTCCGCGACGTGAAGTGGCTGCTGATCGACGTGGCCCCGGCCGTCCTGCCCGAGCTGGGCCCCCGCCTGGGCCAGTACGCGCTGTCCGCCCTCAAGGGCCGCGGCATCGACGTGCGCCTGGGGGTCTCCGTGGCCAACGTCGAGGGCAACGTCATCAACCTCACCGACGGCACCCCGGTCCCCTCGCGCACCCTCATCTGGGGCGCGGGCATCATGGCGAACCCGCTCATGGGCACCCTGGGCCTGCCGCTGGACCGCGGCCGCCTCGTCGTGGACGCCAAGATGAAGGTCTCCGGCGCCGACGACGTCTGGGCCGCCGGTGACGCCGCCGCCGTGCCGGACCTGGCCAAGCCGAAGCCGGCCGACGGCCCGCAGCCGATCACCCCGCCCACCGCGCAGCACGCCCAGCGCCAGGGCACCGCGGTCGGCAAGAACATCGCCGCCTCCTTCGGGATCGGCCAGGCCGCCGACTACGTCCACAAGGACCTGGGCCTGGTCGCCGACCTCGGTGGCGGCACCGCGGTGGCCAAGCCGCTGGGTGTCGAGATGACCGGCCTGCCGGCCAAGATCGTCGCCCGCGGGTACCACCTGTACGCCCTGCCGGCCATGAGCAACCGCATCCGCGTGCTCACCGACTGGGCCCTGCACGCGATCCTGCCGCCGCAGGCCGTCGCGCTGAACCAGACCCGTCCGGAGGACGCGCTCATCACCCCGGCGCAGAACACGGACATCTACCCCAAGGCCGAGGAGAAGCCGAAGGTCGGCTGACCCCTGCCGTGGTCCCCGAGGACGTGGTGGCCCGCGTGGCCACCACCCTGGGGACCAGCACGAACCGAGCCCGCCGGCTGGTGCGCACCGCACTGCCGGCGGGCTTCGTGCTGCAGGTGAGCGGTCAGGCGCGGGTCGTGCTCGTCGAGGGGGTGACCGACGCCGCCGTCCTCACCGCGCTGCTCCAGGGCCACCCGCCCGTCGTGGCCGTGGGCGGCAAGCACCTCCTGCCGCTGGCCGCGGCCCTCGCCGGTGCCCTCGGCGCGGCCGTGGACGTCGTCCTCGACGGCGACGACGGCCCCGCCGCCGGGCACCGCGCGCGCGAGGACAGCCGGCGCGTGCGGGAGGCCCTGGCCGGCACGCCCGTGCACGTCCTGCCCGGTGACCTCGAGGCGTGCCTGGCCCGCTGGCCCGCGTTCCTGGCCGCGCTGCCGGCGGGGCTGAGGAAGGACCCCGTCGCCTACGCCCGCGCGGCCGCGACCGCCCGGGGCACCGCCGCGCCCCCGGAGCTGGCCGCGCTGCTCACCGCCCTCCTCAGCCCCTGAGCCGATCGGCGAGCCCCGTCGCGCGGGCCAGCGGCCGCTCGACCGCGGCCGCCACCGCACGGGCCGACCCCACCACCCGCACCCGGCTGCGGGCCCGGGTCAGCGCCGTGTAGAACATCTCCCGCGTGGCCAGCGGGGACCGCTCGGGGGCCGCGAGCACGGTGACCGTCTCGAACTGCGACCCCTGGCTGCGGTGCACCGTCATCGCGTGCACCGGCTCGACGGC encodes:
- the aroQ gene encoding type II 3-dehydroquinate dehydratase, coding for MSDHAAADGATTILVLNGPNLGRLGRRQPEVYGSTTLADVEARLQRLAAELGVVVELRQTDAEHEMIGWVHAAADAGWPVVLNPGGWTHTSVALRDACVELSAGLVELHVSNVHAREDFRRHSYITPVATGVVAGLGVQGYELAVRFLAGRAGSVGGVGGVAPGA
- a CDS encoding DNA-3-methyladenine glycosylase I, with the protein product MPSTEPRPAPPPGGAPARCFGTGDALYEAYHDTEWGHPVRDDRGLFERISLEAFQSGLSWITVLRRRETFRAAFDDFDPARVAAYDDADVARLMADPGIIRNRAKVGATIANARALLELRAAGGSLAALFRSAAPETDTPAPVVPADVPSTTPGSVALAKSLKAAGFRFVGPTTAYAAMQACGVVDDHLRECPARAAAERARAASERVHP
- a CDS encoding VOC family protein — its product is MSSTVPCLWFDDDGLAAAQRYVSLFPGSRIVSTSPGGPGGAPLTVSFVLDGRDWTIINGGPQFPQTEAFSVQVSCTDQAEVDRYWEGLLADGGVEGRCGWLKDRWGLSWQIVPTRLPELLSDPDPERAQRAVTAMLGMRRLVVAELEAAAGGGA
- a CDS encoding NAD(P)/FAD-dependent oxidoreductase; the encoded protein is MVDRQRVVIVGGGFTGLYAGKKLEKLLPASAAELVIVSPTDHLTYSPLLPDVTASVIEPRHVAVSLRQALPRHKLVIGHTTSVDPEAKTITISKSERGVVGDETQVLSYDKLLLSPGAVTRRFPIPGVSESARGVKTITEAAFVRDHLLSQLDAADSLPDDPRFDAERAERMTVVAVGAGYTGTEIVAQTHRWLSRVADRWSSIDVRDVKWLLIDVAPAVLPELGPRLGQYALSALKGRGIDVRLGVSVANVEGNVINLTDGTPVPSRTLIWGAGIMANPLMGTLGLPLDRGRLVVDAKMKVSGADDVWAAGDAAAVPDLAKPKPADGPQPITPPTAQHAQRQGTAVGKNIAASFGIGQAADYVHKDLGLVADLGGGTAVAKPLGVEMTGLPAKIVARGYHLYALPAMSNRIRVLTDWALHAILPPQAVALNQTRPEDALITPAQNTDIYPKAEEKPKVG